From a region of the Gemmatimonadaceae bacterium genome:
- the acnA gene encoding aconitate hydratase AcnA gives MSHPNSFGARARLAAAGNEYTIFRLDSLSRVAGSTAEKLPVSLKILLENLLRNEDGAFVRPADVESLAKWALAPYAQKEIAFRTARVLLQDFTGVPAVVDLAAMRDALARLGGDPKRINPLQPVDLVIDHSVQVDEYGSDAAFLINANREFERNQERYAFLRWGQGALRNFRVVPPDTGIVHQVNLEYLASVVFSHQFDGEMHAYPDSLVGTDSHTTMINGLGVLGWGVGGIEAEAAMLGQPVSMLIPEVVGFKLHGELPPGATATDLVLTVTQILRQKKVVGKFVEFYGPGLSNLSLADRATIGNMAPEYGATMGFFPVDDETLRYLRLTGRDPAHVELVERYCKEQGIFRTDATPDPVFNDTAELDLSTVEPSLAGPKRPQDRVPLKMAKQLFRESLESELAKAGTLQALATVRQATNVSAAPGLEPNTVAATAEEQQHMHGAVPVEMDGVTFPLRHGSVVIAAITSCTNTSNPSVMLAAGLLARKAVAKGLSTKPWVKTSLAPGSKVVTDYFAKAGVTDALDALRFHTVGYGCTTCIGNSGPLPEPISAAVEEHKLVVAAVLSGNRNFEGRINPHTRFNYLASPPLVVAYALAGRMDIDFNTEPIGPGKDGPVYLRDIWPAPKEVEDEILRSVKQEMFTTQYANVFDGDDNWRSLPTPTGDLYEWDAQSTYVKNPPFFDGMTLEPPGVRPIRGARLLGKFGDSITTDHISPAGSIPAASPAGKWLIDQGVKSREFNSYGSRRGNHEVMMRGTFANIRLRNELSPGKEGWWTALAPGGEPVPLYDAAMSYKAARTPLLVIAGKEYGTGSSRDWAAKGTALLGVRAVIAESFERIHRSNLVGMGVLPLEFVSDETRETLGLSGFETYDIEGLDETLQPRSVLTVRAVASGGEVKTFRARARIDTPEELSYYRHGGILPYVLRQLLH, from the coding sequence GGCCAGGCTCGCCGCCGCAGGCAACGAATACACGATCTTCCGGCTCGACTCCCTCTCGCGCGTCGCCGGCTCGACCGCCGAGAAGCTGCCCGTCAGCCTCAAGATCCTGCTGGAGAACCTCCTGCGGAACGAGGACGGCGCGTTCGTCCGCCCCGCCGACGTAGAATCGCTCGCGAAGTGGGCGCTCGCGCCGTACGCGCAGAAGGAGATCGCGTTCCGGACGGCGAGAGTGCTGCTGCAGGATTTCACCGGCGTGCCGGCCGTCGTGGATCTCGCGGCCATGCGGGACGCGCTCGCCCGGCTGGGCGGCGACCCCAAGCGCATCAACCCGCTGCAGCCGGTCGATCTCGTGATCGACCACTCGGTGCAGGTGGACGAGTACGGCTCGGACGCGGCGTTCCTCATCAACGCCAACCGCGAGTTCGAGCGGAATCAGGAGCGGTACGCGTTCCTGCGCTGGGGCCAGGGCGCGCTGCGCAACTTCCGCGTGGTGCCGCCCGACACCGGCATCGTGCACCAGGTGAATCTCGAGTACCTCGCGAGCGTGGTGTTCTCCCACCAGTTCGACGGCGAGATGCACGCGTATCCCGACTCGCTCGTGGGCACGGACTCGCACACCACCATGATCAACGGGCTCGGCGTGCTCGGCTGGGGCGTAGGCGGAATCGAAGCCGAGGCCGCCATGCTGGGCCAGCCCGTCTCGATGCTGATACCCGAAGTCGTCGGCTTCAAGCTGCACGGCGAGCTGCCGCCGGGCGCGACCGCGACGGACCTCGTTCTCACCGTGACGCAGATCCTGCGGCAAAAGAAAGTCGTCGGAAAGTTCGTCGAGTTCTACGGGCCGGGGCTGAGCAACCTGTCGCTCGCCGACCGCGCGACGATCGGGAACATGGCGCCGGAGTACGGCGCGACCATGGGCTTTTTTCCGGTGGACGACGAGACTCTCCGCTACCTGCGGCTCACCGGCCGCGATCCCGCGCACGTCGAGCTGGTCGAGCGGTACTGCAAGGAGCAGGGGATCTTCCGCACCGACGCCACACCCGACCCTGTCTTCAACGACACGGCCGAGCTCGATCTGAGCACCGTCGAGCCGAGCCTCGCGGGACCGAAACGGCCGCAGGACCGCGTGCCGCTCAAGATGGCCAAGCAGCTCTTCCGCGAATCGCTCGAGTCCGAGCTTGCGAAAGCGGGCACGCTTCAGGCGCTCGCGACCGTGCGCCAGGCCACGAACGTGTCGGCCGCGCCGGGGCTCGAGCCGAACACCGTCGCCGCTACCGCGGAAGAGCAGCAGCACATGCACGGCGCGGTGCCGGTGGAGATGGACGGGGTCACCTTCCCGCTGCGGCACGGCTCCGTAGTGATCGCGGCGATCACCAGCTGCACCAACACCTCCAACCCGAGCGTGATGCTCGCCGCCGGGCTGCTCGCCCGCAAGGCGGTGGCGAAGGGACTCTCCACCAAGCCGTGGGTGAAGACCAGCCTCGCGCCCGGCTCCAAGGTCGTGACGGACTACTTCGCCAAAGCCGGAGTCACGGACGCGCTCGACGCCCTCCGCTTCCATACGGTCGGATACGGCTGCACGACGTGCATCGGCAACTCGGGCCCTCTGCCCGAGCCGATCTCCGCCGCCGTCGAGGAGCACAAGCTCGTGGTCGCGGCAGTGCTGTCGGGCAACCGCAACTTCGAGGGGCGGATCAACCCGCACACGCGGTTCAACTATCTCGCGTCGCCGCCCCTGGTCGTGGCGTACGCGCTGGCCGGCCGCATGGACATCGACTTCAACACCGAGCCAATCGGTCCGGGCAAGGACGGGCCGGTGTACCTCCGCGACATTTGGCCCGCGCCAAAGGAAGTCGAGGACGAGATCCTTCGCTCCGTCAAGCAGGAGATGTTCACGACGCAGTACGCCAACGTCTTCGACGGCGACGACAACTGGCGCTCGCTCCCGACGCCGACCGGCGACCTGTACGAGTGGGACGCCCAGTCCACGTACGTGAAGAACCCACCGTTCTTCGACGGGATGACGCTGGAGCCGCCAGGCGTGCGCCCGATCCGCGGCGCGCGCTTGCTCGGAAAGTTCGGCGACTCGATCACCACCGACCACATCTCGCCGGCGGGCTCGATCCCGGCCGCGAGCCCCGCGGGCAAGTGGCTGATCGACCAGGGCGTGAAGTCCCGCGAGTTCAACTCGTACGGATCGCGCCGCGGCAACCACGAAGTGATGATGCGGGGGACGTTCGCCAACATCCGCCTGCGCAACGAGCTTTCGCCGGGAAAGGAAGGTTGGTGGACTGCGCTCGCTCCCGGCGGCGAGCCCGTGCCGCTGTACGACGCGGCGATGAGCTATAAGGCCGCGCGCACTCCCTTGCTGGTAATCGCCGGGAAGGAGTACGGCACCGGATCGTCCCGCGACTGGGCCGCCAAGGGAACCGCGCTGCTCGGCGTGCGCGCCGTGATCGCGGAGTCGTTCGAGCGGATCCATCGCTCGAATCTCGTGGGGATGGGCGTCCTGCCGCTGGAGTTCGTGAGCGACGAAACGCGCGAGACGCTGGGTCTCTCGGGCTTCGAGACGTACGACATCGAGGGGCTCGACGAGACGCTGCAGCCGCGCTCCGTGCTCACCGTGCGCGCGGTGGCGTCAGGCGGCGAAGTGAAGACGTTCCGTGCGCGCGCCCGCATCGACACGCCGGAAGAGCTCAGCTACTACCGGCACGGCGGGATTCTCCCGTACGTGTTGCGCCAGCTGCTGCATTGA